A genome region from Penicillium psychrofluorescens genome assembly, chromosome: 3 includes the following:
- a CDS encoding uncharacterized protein (ID:PFLUO_005340-T1.cds;~source:funannotate): MFAPGQEAQLSKEEIKAGEIDAANTVRMVLAGGFLLYLSPFAVDFARKFL, translated from the exons ATGTTCGCCCCAG GCCAGGAAGCGCAGCTCTCCAAGGAGGAAATCAAG GCCGGTGAGATCGACGCCGCCAACACCGTCCGCATGGTCCTCGCCGGAGGGTTCCTGCTCTACCTCT CCCCCTTCGCCGTCGACTTTGCTCGCAAGTTCCTGTGA
- a CDS encoding uncharacterized protein (ID:PFLUO_005341-T1.cds;~source:funannotate), giving the protein MSASPEPEAGSPVATSGADVSEKATTPITGDADEEGREKSAEPDAGEENEDAGGADLSDDDSILSEVDEAQFEDFDLENVEVEDRPQLAIDEENLKLIGRHKRKRTDDGDARERRKKEGRREKKGRRLRDQEEEGGEGSSARRRERKKRAESPQTDEETLDPETRRRRALDRAMDEALKKPTKRRFRKQDGIDLEAMADTEIEDMRKRMTYAAQMDAVNRQEGKPAMHKLKLLPEVIMLLNRNQYINSLVDPEINLLEAVRFFLEPLDDGSMPAYNIQRDLMLALTKLPINKDALIASGIGKVIVFYTKSKRTERRIKDMAEKLLAEWTRPILQRSDDYSKRVYQQADFDPTKLTKRTTTPAEVVAAEARAREMLPPRLANRARVDRTQVSYTVVPRQTGVQESRFARPLGASGEDRFRKMQARQNAAQRASRR; this is encoded by the exons ATGTCCGCTTCTCCCGAGCCCGAGGCCGGGTCCCCAGTCGCAACCTCCGGTGCAGACGTGAGCGAGAAGGCCACGACCCCGATCACCggcgacgccgacgaggaaggcCGCGAGAAATCTGCCGAACCTGATGCGGGTGAAGAGAACGAAGACGCTGGCGGAGCCGACCTGTCAGACGATGACTCCATCCTGTCCGAGGTTGACGAGGCGCAGTTCGAGGACTTCGATCTGGAAAATGTCGAAGTCGAAGACCGTCCACAACTGGCGATTGATGAGGAGAATTTGAAGCTTATTGGTCGTCACAAGCGCAAGCGCAccgatgatggagatgcccGCGAGCGCCGCAAGAAAGAGGGTCGtcgggagaagaagggccgcCGGCTGCGCGAtcaggaggaggaaggcgGGGAGGGCTCGTCTGCTCGTCGTCGGGAGCGCAAGAAGAGGGCTGAGTCGCCGCAGACGGATGAGGAAACTTTGGATCCTGAGACTC GTCGTCGTCGGGCCCTCGATCGTGCTATGGATGAGGCACTGAAGAAGCCTACAAAGAGACGGTTTCGCAAGCAGGATGGCATT GACCTGGAAGCGATGGCAGATACCGAAATTGAAGACATGCGCAAGCGCATGACCTACGCTGCTCAGATGGATGCAGTCAACCGCCAAGAGGGCAAGCCCGCCATGCACAAGCTGAAGTTGCTGCCAGAGGTGATCATGCTCCTCAACCGCAACCAGTACATCAACAGCTTGGTCGATCCCGAGATCAATCTGCTGGAGGCCGTTCGGTTCTTCCTGGAGCCCCTGGACGACGGGTCGATGCCGGCCTACAACATCCAGCGTGACTTGATGCTTGCCCTGACCAAACTTCCTATCAACAAAGATGCTCTGATTGCCAGTGGCATCGGCAAGGTGATTGTCTTCTACACCAAGAGCAAGCGCACCGAGCGCCGCATCAAGGATATGgccgagaagctgctggccgagtGGACACGCCCGATTCTCCAGCGCAGCGACGATTATTCCAAGCGGGTGTACCAGCAGGCCGATTTCGACCCCAC AAAACTCACCAAgcgcaccaccacccccgccGAAGTCGTTGCTGCCGAGGCCCGCGCCCGCGAGATGCTGCCTCCTCGCCTGGCCAACCGTGCCCGTGTCGATCGTACTCAGGTCAGCTACACCGTGGTCCCACGCCAGACGGGCGTGCAGGAGAGCCGGTTCGCACGGCCTCTCGGTGCCAGCGGCGAGGACCGATTCCGCAAGATGCAGGCCCGCCAGAATGCGGCGCAGAGAGCGTCTCGCCGCTAG
- a CDS encoding uncharacterized protein (ID:PFLUO_005342-T1.cds;~source:funannotate) has translation MKLLTKEEENAHYRSVVKGGLIGSVLGLTGGAAGVLLAARRYHTIRNLTLPMKAFLVTSSATFVGIVAADHASRDFELQQNQERLWYENREERLREEEVRGLSFVDRATAFARREKYKIIGATWLASMVGSFALVGRNPYLSGQQKLVQARVYAQGLTLAVLCASAAFEISDQRRGKGILDAAKKGKGEMAKKEAIEMQPSHSGSSPSEGDLWKDMVAAEEQRLKKNHQSLYEKQHEEETPESHEKKHPTGPTSEDAKSKGHLPLEGDLKNQKVQAERESKKKDA, from the exons ATGAAACTCCTTaccaaggaagaagagaatgcTCACTACCG CTCCGTCGTCAAAGGCGGCTTGATCGGTAGTGTCCTCGGTCTAaccggcggcgcagcaggcgtACTCCTCGCCGCACGTCGCTACCATACAATCCGCAACCTGACACTGCCAATGAAGGCGTTTTTGGTTACATCATCGGCCACCTTCGTCGGCATCGTGGCAGCGGACCATGCCTCACGCGACTTCGAACTCCAGCAGAACCAGGAACGCCTATGGTACGAGAACCGCGAGGAGCGGCTCCGCGAAGAGGAAGTGCGCGGCCTCAGCTTCGTAGACCGCGCCACGGCCTTTGCCCGCCGCGAGAAGTATAAGATCATTGGCGCTACGTGGCTGGCCTCTATGGTGGGCTCGTTTGCGCTCGTCGGCCGCAACCCCTACCTTTCCGGACAGCAGAAGCTTGTCCAGGCCCGTGTGTACGCCCAGGGTCTGACCCTCGCCGTGCTCTGTGCCTCGGCCGCGTTTGAGATCTCGGATCAGCGCCGTGGGAAGGGGATTCTCGatgctgcgaagaaggggaagggggagaTGGCTAAGAAGGAGGCTATTGAGATGCAGCCCTCACACTCGGGAAGCTCGCCGTCCGAGGGTGACCTGTGGAAGGATATGGTTGCTGCTGAGGAGCAGCGTCTGAAGAAAAACCACCAGTCGCTCTATGAAAAGCAACATGAAGAGGAGACCCCCGAGTCCCACGAGAAGAAGCATCCTACTGGCCCGACATCTGAGGACGCCAAGAGCAAGGGCCACCTGCCGCTAGAGGGCGATCTGAAGAACCAGAAGGTTCAGGCTGAGCGCgaatcgaagaagaaggatgcTTGA
- a CDS encoding uncharacterized protein (ID:PFLUO_005343-T1.cds;~source:funannotate), translating to MSRQQTQPQRPLSLTEELEKLEQSITLTLQEIDHNFSQAHRIVTTSILPLVEQYTEHSQDVWEGAKVNLSSESFWKQFFEASANVSLSGYEERPNDDDTVQEPTATEEELSADMTQSTGVDEADQSYETPASHRKDAHHEGDEIDLSSLNISSHSTPRAPGQGQTAGDDDITSTSIEYSSYEDLKKQVNENKAPFDMEDSSELPSTPGKQTFFPHGVSSATPMSSPFLPPASSAKNPPGSQNARYQKPTDPVLHQMLDRTYRVQATPLGKGYRNPGAGSASARAKFTVTPKPTEKSRYTFDDSPLSSPEPEAPQLHSDIFSSPLKGATPGTARKRRTSSNRPRATPRPGMSVLTPAKKSAGKQALWDSDDDDFDDDDLGPSPPKTMQFHVPQSRLMKTPAQEASKRIVTDLLATAGADDLTDEVGDDDHSPSLIRRMDRLEDDTF from the exons ATGTCTCGCCAGCAGACTCAGCCCCAGCGGCCTCTGTCTCTAacggaggagctggagaagctggaacAGTCCATCACTCTAACACTGCAGG AGATCGACCACAATTTCAGCCAGGCCCATCGCATCGTGACGACGAGTATTTTGCCCCTGGTGGAGCAATATACGGAGCATTCCCAAGATGTCTGGGAGGGTGCCAAGGTGAACCTGAGCTCCGAATCC TTCTGGAAGCAATTTTTCGAAGCAAGCGCGAACGTGTCCCTATCTGGATATGAAGAACGGCCCAATGATGACGATACCGTTCAGGAGCCCACGGCGACAGAAGAGGAACTGTCCGCCGACATGACTCAGAGCACTGGCGTTGACGAAGCCGACCAGTCCTACGAAACGCCTGCTTCGCATCGGAAGGATGCTCACCACGAAGGAGATGAGATTGACCTTAGCTCGCTCAACATCTCCTCCCACAGTACACCGCGCGCTCCGGGACAAGGCCAGACGGCtggcgacgacgacatcACATCCACGTCCATCGAGTATTCCTCATACGAAGACCTGAAGAAACAGGTCAACGAGAACAAGGCACCATTCGACATGGAGGACTCATCAGAGCTGCCGTCCACGCCGGGCAAACAGACTTTCTTTCCGCATGGCGTCTCGTCTGCAACTCCAATGTCCTCCCCGTTCCTTCCACCCGCCTCGTCAGCAAAAAACCCACCTGGGTCACAGAATGCCCGGTACCAAAAGCCCACAGATCCCGTTCTGCACCAGATGCTCGACCGGACTTATCGAGTGCAAGCCACACCTCTTGGTAAAGGATACCGCAACCCCGGCGCTGGGAGTGCCAGCGCTCGCGCCAAGTTCACCGTCACGCCCAAGCCGACTGAGAAATCTCGCTATACTTTTGATGATTCTCCCCTTTCCAGCCCAGAGCCCGAGGCACCGCAGCTGCACTCCGACatattttcttctcctctcaAGGGTGCCACGCCCGGCACCGCGCGTAAGCGGCGGACTAGCAGTAATCGTCCTCGGGCCACTCCTCGACCAGGCATGAGCGTCTTGACTCCCGCGAAGAAGTCCGCCGGCAAGCAAGCCCTGTGGGAcagcgatgatgatgatttcgacgacgacgatctcGGGCCCAGTCCCCCCAAGACAATGCAGTTCCATGTTCCTCAGAGTCGGTTGATGAAGACACCCG CCCAGGAAGCCTCCAAGCGCATAGTCACCGACCTCCTGGCCACTGCGGGCGCCGACGACTTGACCGATGAAGTGGGCGATGACGACCACAGCCCGAGTCTCATTCGTCGCATGGATCGTCTGGAAGATGATACGTTCTAA
- a CDS encoding uncharacterized protein (ID:PFLUO_005344-T1.cds;~source:funannotate) — MPAPIAKGIIVTVSVLVAAGIAVYESPQFQQWVINSRRKIALALHHLGDEIQPPESASPFREDISMTEETGEAAEERRRIARADIMHRGTLLEARRRARDSQHPLESFDTLVDEDGKLVLDGASDSGTDHAANSTAVELGAQQPLWRGGKHNEAPENLPDRDRLQVEIPGDTASNHPSESLLQYTPTSETLGESTPFGSFSNSPMRPQSPGSASASSHTEDHFYAHPDSVANPAHQHGLLLADLDGLGHEPSQLQHDVSAAPSTAGSFSHVGNLTDRSSEGTLSDLGDQSVGEAATPASWSEVGSVISNDDAGHHQLL; from the exons ATGCCTGCTCCGATTGCCAAAG GTATTATTGTCACGGTCTCTGTTCTGGTTGCTGCAGGAATAGCTGTCTACGAGTCCCCGCAGTTTCAACAATGGGTGATTAATTCTCGTCGCAAGATCGCCTTGGCCTTACATCATCTCGGTGATGAGATCCAACCGCCCGAGTCGGCATCTCCGTTCCGGGAGGATATCTCCATGACCGAGGAGACTGGCGAGGCTGcggaagaaaggagaaggatcGCACGAGCAGATATCATGCACAGAGGAACCCTTCTGGAGGCACGAAGGAGAGCGAGAGACTCGCAGCACCCGCTCGAGAGTTTTGATACTCTCGTAGACGAGGATGGCaagctggtgctggatggTGCCAGCGACTCCGGCACAGACCATGCTGCCAACTCCACAGCCGTAGAGCTGGGCGCTCAACAGCCTCTCTGGCGGGGGGGCAAGCATAATGAAGCCCCTGAGAATCTCCCGGATCGGGATCGCTTGCAGGTCGAGATTCCTGGCGACACTGCATCGAATCACCCTTCAGAATCGCTGCTGCAGTACACACCCACCTCTGAAACTTTGGGAGAAAGCACACCGTTTGgttccttctccaactctcCTATGAGACCACAATCTCCCGGGTCCGCCTCGGCATCCAGTCACACAGAAGATCATTTCTATGCTCATCCGGATTCGGTAGCAAACCCAGCTCACCAACATGGTCTGCTCCTCGCAGATCTAGATGGACTGGGCCACGAGCCCTCCCAGCTTCAACATGATGTTTCGGCCGCTCCGTCCACAGCGGGAAGCTTCAGCCATGTGGGAAATCTCACGGACAGATCATCTGAAGGTACGTTGAGCGACCTTGGTGATCAATCAGTTGGCGAGGCGGCCACAccggccagctggtctgAGGTGGGGAGCGTAATCAGCAATGACGATGCTGGACATCACCAATTGCTGTGA
- a CDS encoding uncharacterized protein (ID:PFLUO_005345-T1.cds;~source:funannotate): MFWLDLATVTLLLPAVSSAVPHSRRATGLDSFLQSESSVALQGALDNIGPDGSGAQGASSGIVVASPSKSNPDYFYTWTRDSAMTLSMLIEQFLAGDTSLETTIHQYITAQATLQSVSNPSGDLSNGAGLGEPKFNTDMTAFTGAWGRPQRDGPALRASALMAYGTYLINNGQTSLAKTNIWPIVENDLNYVAQYWNQTGYDLWEEIQGSSFFTIAVQHRSLVSGSTFAQSLGESCTGCDSQAPQVLCFLQDFWNGSSVISNLANDGRSGLDANSLLGSIHTFDPNAQCDDTTFQPCSSRALSNHKLVVDSFRSIYTINSGKEASEAVAVGRYPEDSYMGGNPWYLNTMAAAELLYDALYQWNKQGSLSVTQISLPFFQSLVSSAAAGNYSSSSATYSSLTGAVKTYADGFMSIVEQYTPSNGSMSEQFSRDDGTPLSASDLTWSYAAFMTAVARRNGTMPGTWGESGANTVPTQCEGTSANGTYVTPTAVSW; this comes from the exons ATGTTCTGGCTTGATCTTGCAACCGTGACACTGCTGCTACCAGCGGTGTCCTCTGCCGTTCCCCATTCTCGACGCGCGACTGGCCTTGATAGCTTTCTCCAGTCCGAGTCGTCCGTTGCCCTTCAAGGCGCGCTCGATAACATTGGTCCTGATGGGAGTGGGGCTCAAGGAGCATCCTCTGGTATCGTGGTGGCATCGCCATCCAAATCAAACCCAGATT ACTTCTACACTTGGACCCGTGACTCGGCGATGACATTGAGCATGCTGATTGAGCAGTTTCTTGCGGGAGACACTTCCCTGGAGACAACTATCCATCAGTACATCACTGCTCAAGCCACGCTGCAGAGTGTGTCCAACCCGTCTGGAGACCTGTCTAATGGCGCAGGACTGGGAGAGCCTAAATTCAATACCGATATGACAGCCTTTACCGGAGCCTGGGGACGTCCCCAGCGCGATGGACCGGCTCTGCGGGCATCTGCCCTCATGGCGTACGGCACGTATCTGATCAACAATGGCCAAACGTCTCTTGCCAAAACCAATATCTGGCCTATTGTGGAGAATGACTTGAACTACGTGGCTCAGTATTGGAATCAGACTGGCTATGATCTAtgggaggagatccaggGCTCTTCCTTCTTTACTATCGCCGTGCAGCATCGTTCCTTGGTCTCAGGGAGCACTTTCGCTCAATCTCTCGGGGAGTCTTGCACTGGCTGCGATTCACAAGCTCCTCAAGTCTTGTGCTTTCTCCAAGACTTCTGGAACGGCTCGTCTGTTATTTCCAACCTAGCCAACGATGGCCGCTCGGGCTTGGATGCCAATTCACTGCTTGGCTCGATTCATACCTTCGATCCCAATGCCCAGTGTGACGATACGACGTTCCAGCCATGCTCTTCTCGTGCGCTCTCCAATCACAAGCTCGTGGTTGACTCTTTCCGTTCAATCTACACTATCAATAGTGGCAAGGAAGCTAGCGAGGCTGTCGCTGTTGGGCGTTATCCCGAGGATAGCTATATGGGTGGAAACCCATG GTATCTGAACACTATGGCAGCCGCAGAACTGCTCTATGATGCACTCTACCAGTGGAATAAACAAGGCTCCTTGTCTGTCACCCAGATCAGccttcccttcttccagaGTCTcgtctcctccgccgcagctGGGAACTACTCTAGCTCCTCGGCAACCTACTCATCCCTCACGGGCGCAGTCAAGACCTACGCAGATGGGTTTATGTCGATAGTCGAACAATACACGCCAAGCAATGGATCCATGTCAGAGCAATTCAGCCGGGATGATGGCACTCCCTTGTCTGCAAGCGATCTTACCTGGTCTTATGCGGCGTTCATGACCGCCGTCGCCCGTCGGAATGGAACAATGCCTGGTACCTGGGGAGAGTCTGGTGCCAACACCGTGCCCACGCAGTGCGAGGGAACCAGTGCCAATGGAACTTACGTGACCCCTACTGCCGTTTCATGGTAG